From Pseudomonas alcaligenes, a single genomic window includes:
- the hflC gene encoding protease modulator HflC: MSNKSLFALIGAVVLAVLVWNSLYIVTQTEKAVLLQFGKIQVADVQPGLHVKIPGVNQVRKFDARLLTLESPIQRILTKEKKAVMVDAYAKWRVADAERFYTATSGLKQIADDRLSQRLVSALSNQFGTRSLNEVVSGERDALMAAITKSLNGMAQKELGIEVVDVRVKAIDLPKEVYRSVFDRMSSEREREAREHRSKGKELAEGIRADADRQKRVILAEAYREAEEVRGDGDAKAAAIYAKAYGQDAEFYAFYRSLGAYRDSFSSKNDVLVLDPQSEFFRYLQQSKP; this comes from the coding sequence ATGAGCAACAAGTCCCTATTTGCCCTGATCGGCGCGGTGGTTCTGGCTGTACTGGTGTGGAACAGCCTGTATATCGTCACCCAGACCGAGAAGGCCGTGCTCCTGCAGTTCGGTAAGATCCAGGTGGCCGATGTGCAGCCGGGCCTGCACGTGAAGATCCCGGGGGTCAACCAGGTGCGCAAGTTCGACGCCCGCCTGCTGACCCTGGAATCGCCGATCCAGCGCATCCTGACCAAGGAAAAGAAAGCGGTGATGGTGGATGCCTATGCCAAGTGGCGGGTGGCGGATGCCGAGCGCTTCTATACCGCGACTTCCGGCCTGAAGCAGATTGCCGACGACCGCCTGTCCCAGCGTCTGGTGTCGGCGCTGTCCAACCAGTTCGGTACCCGTTCGCTCAACGAGGTGGTGTCCGGTGAGCGCGATGCGCTGATGGCAGCCATCACCAAGTCGCTCAACGGCATGGCGCAGAAGGAGCTGGGCATCGAAGTGGTGGACGTGCGGGTCAAGGCCATCGACCTGCCGAAAGAGGTCTATCGCAGCGTGTTCGACCGCATGAGCTCCGAGCGTGAGCGCGAAGCCCGCGAACACCGCTCCAAGGGCAAGGAACTGGCCGAGGGGATTCGCGCCGATGCCGATCGGCAGAAGCGGGTGATCCTGGCTGAGGCCTATCGCGAGGCTGAAGAAGTGCGCGGTGATGGTGATGCCAAGGCCGCGGCGATCTACGCCAAGGCCTATGGCCAGGATGCCGAGTTCTACGCCTTCTACCGTAGCCTGGGTGCCTACCGCGACAGCTTCTCCAGCAAGAACGATGTACTGGTGCTGGATCCGCAGAGCGAGTTCTTCCGCTACCTGCAGCAATCCAAGCCCTGA
- a CDS encoding adenylosuccinate synthase — translation MGKNVVVLGTQWGDEGKGKIVDLLTEQAAAVVRYQGGHNAGHTLVIDGEKTVLHLIPSGILREGVQCLIGNGVVVAPDALMREITKLEEKGVPVRERLRISPSCPLILSYHVALDQAREKARGDAKIGTTGRGIGPAYEDKVARRGLRIGDLFHRERFAAKLGELLDYHNFVLVNYYKEPAVDFQATLDECMAYAEQLRPMMTDVTADLHELRRADKDIMFEGAQGSLLDIDHGTYPYVTSSNTTAGGTATGSGFGPLYLDYILGITKAYTTRVGSGPFPTELFDETGAFLAKRGHEFGSTTGRARRCGWFDAVILRRAIEINSISGLCLTKLDVLDGLETISICTGYKDAQGNLLVDAPTDADSYIGLQPVYEELPGWSESTLGAKSLDELPANARAYIKRVEELVGAPIDIISTGPDRNETIVLRHPFA, via the coding sequence ATGGGTAAGAATGTCGTCGTCCTGGGCACCCAGTGGGGTGATGAGGGCAAGGGCAAGATCGTCGACCTGCTGACCGAGCAGGCCGCCGCTGTCGTGCGTTACCAGGGCGGCCACAACGCCGGTCACACCCTGGTCATCGACGGTGAGAAGACCGTGCTGCACCTGATTCCATCCGGCATCCTGCGCGAAGGCGTGCAGTGCCTGATCGGCAACGGTGTGGTAGTCGCCCCCGACGCCCTGATGCGCGAGATCACCAAGCTGGAAGAGAAGGGTGTACCGGTGCGCGAGCGTCTGCGTATCAGCCCGTCCTGCCCGCTGATCCTGTCCTATCACGTGGCCCTCGACCAGGCCCGTGAGAAGGCCCGTGGCGATGCCAAGATCGGCACCACCGGTCGCGGCATCGGCCCGGCCTACGAAGACAAGGTGGCGCGTCGTGGCCTGCGCATCGGCGACCTGTTCCACCGTGAGCGCTTCGCCGCCAAGCTCGGCGAGCTGCTGGACTACCACAACTTCGTGCTGGTCAATTACTACAAGGAGCCGGCGGTCGACTTCCAGGCCACTCTCGACGAGTGCATGGCCTATGCCGAGCAGCTGCGCCCGATGATGACCGACGTCACCGCCGACCTGCATGAGCTGCGTCGCGCCGACAAGGACATCATGTTCGAAGGTGCTCAGGGCTCGCTGCTGGACATCGACCACGGCACCTACCCGTACGTCACCAGCTCCAACACCACCGCCGGCGGCACTGCCACCGGTTCCGGTTTCGGCCCGCTGTACCTCGACTACATCCTCGGCATCACCAAGGCCTACACCACTCGCGTCGGTTCCGGCCCGTTCCCCACCGAGCTGTTCGACGAGACCGGCGCCTTCCTCGCCAAGCGTGGCCACGAGTTCGGCTCGACCACCGGTCGCGCCCGTCGCTGCGGCTGGTTCGATGCCGTGATCCTGCGTCGCGCCATCGAGATCAACAGCATCTCCGGCCTGTGCCTGACCAAGCTGGACGTGCTCGACGGTCTGGAGACCATCAGCATCTGCACCGGCTACAAGGATGCCCAAGGCAACCTGCTGGTCGATGCGCCGACCGACGCCGACAGCTACATCGGCCTGCAGCCGGTGTACGAGGAGCTGCCGGGCTGGAGCGAGTCGACCCTGGGCGCCAAGAGCCTGGACGAACTGCCGGCCAACGCTCGTGCCTACATCAAACGCGTGGAAGAGCTGGTCGGTGCGCCGATCGACATCATCTCCACCGGCCCGGATCGCAACGAGACCATCGTGCTGCGTCATCCGTTCGCCTGA
- a CDS encoding DUF2065 family protein, whose product MLQEFGIALCLVLVLEGVLPFLYPRQWRAVLAQVAQLSDRRLRLIGLASMLLGTALLYLLH is encoded by the coding sequence ATGTTGCAGGAATTCGGTATCGCGTTGTGCCTGGTGTTGGTACTGGAAGGCGTCTTGCCCTTCCTCTATCCCCGGCAGTGGCGCGCAGTGCTCGCCCAGGTGGCGCAGCTGTCTGACCGCCGCCTGCGCCTGATCGGGCTGGCCAGCATGTTGCTGGGGACTGCCCTCCTGTATCTGCTTCACTGA
- a CDS encoding ATP phosphoribosyltransferase regulatory subunit: protein MATVDRWLLPDGIEEVLPPEAARIEAARRQVLDLFQRWGYEFVVTPHIEYLESLLTGAGQDLDLRTFKVTDPQSGRLMGFRADITPQVARIDAHTLRREGPSRLCYAGSVLHAKPRALSTSRSPIQLGAELYGDASPASDVEVISLMLDMLELARVPDVHMDLGHVGIYRGLARAAGLSGEAEQQLFDALQRKAVDEVALLTEQLPAELGSMLRALAELCGGREVLELAQACLVEAPAEVHAALDELVAIADQLELRYPELPLYFDLGELRGYHYHTGVVFAAFVPGMGQSIAQGGRYDDIGADFGRARPATGFSTDLKTLVTLGDMQVDEPAAGVWAPDSHDVYLWQAVQRLRREGARVVQALPGQDIAAAGEAGCDRLLQLRDGRWQVAPLAS from the coding sequence ATGGCAACGGTAGACCGCTGGCTGCTGCCAGATGGCATCGAAGAAGTACTGCCGCCGGAAGCGGCGCGCATCGAGGCGGCACGCCGCCAGGTGCTGGATCTGTTCCAGCGCTGGGGTTACGAATTCGTCGTGACCCCGCATATCGAATACCTCGAATCCCTGCTCACCGGTGCCGGCCAGGATCTGGATCTGCGCACCTTCAAGGTGACCGATCCGCAATCCGGCCGCCTGATGGGCTTCCGCGCCGACATCACGCCGCAGGTGGCGCGTATCGATGCCCACACCCTGCGCCGCGAAGGGCCGAGCCGTCTGTGCTATGCCGGTAGCGTGCTGCACGCCAAACCGCGTGCGCTGTCCACCTCGCGCAGCCCGATCCAGTTGGGTGCCGAGCTGTACGGCGATGCCAGCCCGGCCAGCGACGTGGAAGTCATCAGCCTGATGCTCGACATGCTCGAGCTGGCGCGGGTGCCGGATGTGCACATGGATCTCGGCCATGTCGGCATCTACCGTGGCCTGGCGCGCGCCGCCGGCTTGTCCGGCGAGGCCGAGCAGCAACTGTTCGATGCCCTGCAGCGCAAGGCGGTGGACGAGGTGGCGCTGCTCACCGAGCAGCTGCCGGCCGAGCTGGGTTCCATGCTGCGGGCCCTGGCTGAGCTGTGTGGCGGGCGCGAAGTGCTGGAGCTGGCTCAGGCCTGCCTGGTTGAGGCGCCGGCCGAAGTGCATGCCGCGCTCGACGAGCTGGTCGCCATTGCCGACCAGCTGGAGCTGCGTTATCCGGAGCTGCCGCTGTACTTCGACCTTGGCGAGCTGCGCGGCTACCACTATCACACCGGGGTGGTGTTCGCCGCCTTCGTGCCGGGCATGGGGCAGTCCATCGCCCAGGGTGGCCGCTACGACGACATCGGCGCCGATTTCGGCCGTGCGCGTCCGGCCACCGGTTTCTCCACCGACCTGAAGACCCTGGTGACCCTGGGCGACATGCAGGTCGACGAGCCGGCCGCTGGAGTCTGGGCGCCGGACAGCCATGACGTTTACCTGTGGCAGGCCGTACAGCGCCTGCGCCGTGAAGGTGCGCGTGTGGTACAGGCATTGCCCGGGCAGGATATCGCCGCCGCCGGCGAGGCTGGTTGCGACCGCCTCCTGCAGCTGCGCGACGGGCGTTGGCAAGTGGCGCCGCTGGCGTCCTGA